CCCCGGACACGTCTCCCTGGCGCTCACGCAGCTCGGCGAGGGCCAGGGACGGGCGGACATCCTTGGGGGAGGCGAGCGCGGTGGCCTGTTCGATGGCGCGCTCGGCGCGGCGGCCCATGCGCAGCTCGGTGCTGGCACGTGCGGCGAGCAGGTGGGCCTCCACGTCCTGGGGGAAGCGCGCGACGAAGGCCTCGGCGACGTCCAGCGCCTCGGCGGGAGCGCCCGCGGCGAGCAGCAGCGCGCCGGCCCGGGCGAGCTGGGCCGCGGTGGCGCGCTCGTCCTGCCCGAGTCCCTCGAGGGCGGAGACGCGGGCCTTGGGGGCGGTGGTGGCCTCGGCGGTGGCGAGTCTCTGCGCGGGGGGAGGAGCCTGACGCAGGACCAGGGTGGCCCCACCCCCGAGGGCGAGCAGTCCCCCGAGCATCGCCACCACGAGGACGAGCTTCCGCTTCCTCGCGGGCGGCGGTGGGGGGGCCGCCTGCACGGCGGGCGCCTCCTGGGGTGGGGCCAGGGCGGGCGTGTTCACCGGTTGGCGCGCGGGGGCGTTGGTGGCGGAGGGCTGGGAGGGATCGGCGAGCCGGGCGCTGCGGAGGGCCTGCCGCTTCGGGTCGCTGTCGAGCGGGAAGAGCGACTCCACATAGTCGGCGACCTGCTCGGGGGAGGCCACCTCGGCGGAGCCGCCCACGCGCGCGATGGCCTCGGTGAAGAGCTGGAGGCTCTCGAAGCGCTCCTGGGGGTCGCGCGCGAGCGCCGTGAGGCAGATGTGCTCCAGGGCGGGAGGCACGGACGGGTCGAGCTCGGTGGGAGGACGAGGGCGCTCCGTGGCGATGCGGTGGAGGACGACCTCGGTGCTGGGGCCGGAGAAGGGCCGGCGGCCACAGAGCTGCTCGTAGAGCATCACCCCGGCGGCGAAGATGTCGGCGCGGTGGTCCACGGCGTTGCCGATGATCATCTCCGGCGACATGTAGAAGAACTTGCCCTTGAGGGTGCCGGGCTCGGTGCCGGAGCCGATGGACTCGGCGCGGGCGATACCGAAGTCGATGACCTTCACCGTGCCGCTGACGCCCACGTGGATGTTGTCGGGGGTGAAGTCGCGGTGGACGATGCGCAGCGGGCGGCCCTCCTCGTCCACGGCGCGGTGGGCGGCATCGAGCCCCCGGCACGCGTCCACGAGGATGCGCAGGGTGATGCCCAGGGGCACGTGCTGGCCGCGCTCGGCGGCCGCCTGGCGCACCTCGGCGAAGGAGCGGCCCTCGAGCAGCTCCATGGCGATGAAGGGCTCGTTGCCCTCGACGCCGAGCTCCAGGATGGAGACGACGTTGGGGTGCTGTATCTGCGCGGTGATGCGGGCCTCGTTGAGGAACATCTGCACCACGCGCCGGTCGGTGAGCATGTGGGGCAGCAGCCGCTTCACGGCCACGGCCGGACCACGCGAGCCGTCTTCTTCGATGCGACGTCCAAGATACACCTCGGCCATGCCGCCCGTCGCGATGCGCGAGCTCAGGCGGTAGCGGCCGAACCAGGAAGGATTGCTGTCGGGAACCACGATGTCCGCAGTCTACGAGGAGCTAGGCGTCGTGCAAACCGGCCAGGAAGTCGTTGAAGTTGTCAGCGACGGGGTAGATGTCCATTTCCACCGTCACCAGGACGATGCTGGGCTCGTCCGGTGAGTCCCTGTAATCGAAGCACAGGTGCTCGCTGCCCGGTGTCATCGCGAAGGGATAGATACGGGAAGGGATGTGTGGTTGCAAAATACCGTACGAGTCCCTGACGGCGTATGCCCTCTTGTCTGGATCCGAGGTGATGGTCAAGAGAACGCTCATCACATCCCTGACCTTGCCAGCGGAGAAGACGCACGGGGTGGGAGTCATCCCTTGATTCGTCGAGACGAGCTTCTTGTACTCCGCGGGAAGCTCCGCGCTCCATTCCTGCTCCAGGAGGGCGATCTCTCGCGGAGTGGTTGGGCGAGGTGCATCCCAGACATAGGGCTTCCATCGGATGTCTTGTGTCATTGACCTCCTCCCCAGATGGCCATCCCTCCTGTGTGCGGAGCGGCGAGCTTATGCTCTCCAAGAAGGATGAGCTGCATCCGACCCACATCCTGGTGGTGATGCCAGGAGTAGCCGCGTGGTGGAACCATTGACGTCGGTAGTTCTGCGATCATTTCGCGAGTGAGCCCGAGTTCCCTGGCCAGAGCGGGCTCTTGCTCGATTGTCTGGAAGAGCTTCTGGTTTGCCGCCCTGTAGTGCGCGAAGCGGTTTCCACTCCCAATATGGCTGTCATCTAGAATCGTCTCGAACTTTGTCTCGAACCGGGGGAACCCATCCTTGTCGAAGTGGATGGTGTTCTCGCCATTCGTGACGGTCTGTCCGGCCCGGTTGCGGCCCAGGTTCTGGATGGGCTTGGGCGGGCTCCTCGTGCCCTTGTAGGGGAGGATCTTCCCGTCCTCGGTGAGCGTGGGCTTCCGCCACGACTCGATGAATTTCAGTCGGTACCTGCCTGGAGCGCTGGCCTGGGCCGCCTGGCCAGGGGCGGCCTTGTTTCCGCCGCCATTCGTGCCCTGGGAGGCCATGGCCAGGGCGCCTGGGGCCAGCGTCAGGGTGAGGCTGGCCTGTCCCACCGCCACCTGCCGCACCTGCCCGACCGCCGCCAGCCGCACTCCCAGTTGCAGCTCGGCCGTGACGCCCGCCTGCGCGGCGCCCGGCAGTCCCGGTGGCCCCATCATCTGGTTCGCCGTGGAGCCCAGGGCCAGCGTCGCCAGCATCACCAGCAGGCGGCCCGCCTGTGCCCCCATCACCCGGCCGAAGCGCTCTCCGGCCTCACGCACCTCGGTGAAGGTACGAGCCTGCTCCGTCTCCCGCTCCAGCCGTGCCCAGCCCTCCAGCAGGCCCCACACCGTGTCCAGCCCCAGGTACGCCACCATGAGGCAGGTGAAGGAGAGGGCAGCGGCCTGTGTGACGGGATTGGGAAACACCAGCATCGCCAGGTAGCCGGCCATCGCGGACGTCACCAGGGACTGCAGGGCGACCGGGTCCACCATGTCCATCCACACCCCCACCGCTCCCTCCCACACCGAGCCCAGGGAGAGGGTCAGAGCCAGGGTACGCCGTGCCTCGGGTCCCAGGTAGAGGCCCTTGCCCAGCAGGGACAGGCAGTCGCCCGGAGTGCTCCGGCGCTCGCACCAGCGGTAGTAGCCGTGCGTCAGCGCCGCCCGCGCGTCCTCCTGTCCGGCCGGTCCCCAGGAGAGGAGCGCCAGCCGCTGCGGGGGAGGGGAGGGCAGGTCCAACCGGACCACCAGCCGGGCCATGGTGGCATCGAACTGAGCCTGGGTGAGCTCCACCGGGGCCCTGCGCGCGGGGATGAAGGTGCGTGAAGGGCCTTCCTCCGTTTCCAGGTGGAGCTGGATGCGGCTGAGCGGGTCTCGCGCGGAGGTGGGGACCGCGGCGGCCCGCCCTCCGCCCGTCGCGCACGCGGCCAGCAGCAGGCCCGCCATCACCAGCAGCAGGCGCATCATGTGGGCCTCGGGGACGGAGCGTTGTCGTGAACCACGATGCCGCGAGTCTACGAGGCGCGCCGCCTGGCACCACCCCCACCTACCCGGGGTGAAGCCCGTGGTTCTCCGGGTGGGACCGGGCACGTCACACGTCCGTGTCGCGCCGCGTCGTGGATCGGACGTGGAGGACCGGTTTCTCATCCGTTGAGATGCTGTGGCGCGCCATGACGCGAGGGGAATGCTAACGTGGGCCGGTCGGCGCCCGGGGGCGGGGCGCGCCGACGTCGATTGGTGACGCGAACTGGGACAACCGGAGGGACGGTGGGCACGCTCCTGAAAGGTGGAATCGTCGTCGAGCTCGAACCCGCGTGTGTCGAGCGGGTCGATCTGCGTATCGAGGGCGAGCGCATCGTGGCCCGGGGCCCGGATCTGCCGGCGGCGCCGGACGACGAGGTCATCGCGCTCTCGGGCAAGCTGGTCTTCCCCGGGCTGGTGAGCGCGCACCAGCGGCTCCACGCGAGCCTGGGGCGCGGCATGCCCCGGCCGAAGTTGGACGGCTACCAGGACCTGCTGGAGCAGGTGCGCTGGCGCTATGAGGATGCGCTCGACCTGGACGCGGTGCAGGTGGCCGCGACCGCGGGTGGCCTCGAAGCGCTCCAGTGCGGCACCACCACGCTCTTCGACCTGCACTCCTCGCCCCAGGCGATTCAAGGCTCGCTGCTGCGGCTGGGGCGGGGGCTGCACGAGGTGGGCGTGCGCGGGGTGCTCTCCTACGCGGTGACGGACCGCAGGGGCGCGGTGGGGCGCGAGGAGGGGCTGGAGGAGACGGTGTCCTTCACGCGCAAGGCGCGCGGGCGGCTGCGGGGGCAGGTGGGCGCGGCGCCGCTCTTCACCGTCAGCAATGAGGCCCTGGAGGGGCTGGGCGAGGCGGTGCGGAGCACCAACACCGGGCTGCACGTGCCGCTGGCGGAGGATCCGCTGGACGAGAAGCTGTCGGTGGAGCGCTATGGCTCCTCGCCGGTGACGCGGCTGGTGGAGGGCGGGATGCTGTCGCCACAGGCGCTGCTGGCGTACGTGGGGCACCTGTCCTGGCCGGAGCTGGCGCAGCTGTTGCCCTCGGGCGCGTGGCTGGCGCACACGCCGCGCTCCAACATGGAGAGCGAGGTGGGGTACGCACCGGCGCTCAAGTTCGGCCACCGGGCCACGCTGGGCGCGGACGGGGTGAGCGCGGACATGTTCGCCGAGGCCCAGGCGGCCTGGTTGCGCTCGCGCGACGCGGGACAGCCCATCGACGTGCTGCGCTACCTGGCCAACGGGCAGCGCCTGGCCTCGCAGGTGTTCGGCTCGCAGATGGGGCTGATGCGCGAGGGCTCGGTGGCGGACCTGCTCCTCATGGACTACCAGCCCGCCACGCCGCTGACGGCGGAGAACCTGGCGTGGCACGTGGTGTTCGGCCTGGGCTCGCGCCACGTGGAGTCGGTGATGGTGGACGGCGTGTGGCGCGTCTGGGCGCGCCGGCCCCTGTCGGTGAACCCGTCGGTGGTGGCGGAGCAGGCGCGCGAGGCCGCCGCGGCCGTCTGGGCGCGCATGGGCCAGAAGTGATAAGCCGCGAGCATGCTCATTCCCATGCTCGTGGCGGGCCTCCTCGTGGGAGCCACGCCCCAGGTCGGAGAAGTCGCTCCTGAGTTCACGGTGGAGGACACCACCGGCAAGACGTACACGCTGTCCCAGATGGTGAAGAACGGGCCGGTCATCCTGGCCTTCTTCCCCAAGGCCTTCACCAGCGGGTGCACGCGGGAGCTCACGGCGTACCGCGAGCGGTACGCGGACATCGAGAAGCTCAGCGGCCAGGTGCTCGCCGTCAGCATGGACGACAAGGAGACGCTGACGAAGTTCAAGGAGTCGCTGAAGGCGCCGTTCGCGTTCATCCCGGATCCGGAAGGGAAGCTGGCGAGCCTCTACGACGTGAAGACGTCCGACGAGGCGCGGATGCCGGGAATGAAGTTCGCCAACCGCTTCACGTTCGTGATTGGCGAGGACGGCAAGGTCCTGAAGGTGGAGTCCGGTAAGGACGCCATCGACCCGACCGAGGCGATCGCGTCCTGCCCGCTGCGCAAGAAGGCGGACACGGCGAAGGGCTCGGACGCGAAGCAGGCCCAGCCCCAGAAGAAGTAGTCCCTACCCGGTCGTCCGCAGACCACCGGCGATGGCGTTGACCGTGAGCAGGAGCTGGGGCAGCAGCTGCTCGGCCTCGGCCTGTCTCTCGCTCTTGCGCAGCGCGCGCCACGTGCGCAGCAGCTCCCGCTGCTGGTGGTGCAGCACGCCCAGCCACGGCTGGCGCATGCTCAAGGTCCGATGGATGTGGGGCCGGCTCTCCTCCAGCGGGCCGCCCCAGATGGCCTCCAGCATGCGCCGCGTCCGCGCGTACTCGTCCTGGATCATCCCCATCACCCGCTCGCGGACGGCCCCATCCTCGACCAGGGCCGAGTACTCCCGCATCTCCTCCACGTCCGCCGAGAGGATCGTCGTACTGACATTGGTGAGCACATACTTACTCGGGTACCAGTCCAGGGCCTGCTGCTTCAGCGTGGCGAACGCCTCGGGCTGATCGCGCCGCAGGGCTTCCAGGGCGCTGCCCACGCCATACCAGCCGGAGAGGAAGAAGCGGGCCTGGCTCCAGCTGAAGACCCAGGGAATGGCCCGCAGGTCCGCCAGGGTTCTCTTGCCGGTGCGCCGCGCCGGGCGTGAGCCGATCTTGCTGGATTCGATGACATCGATGGGCGTCGCCTGGGCGAAGAAGCCGATGAAGCCCTCGCCCTGCACCAGCGCCTCGTAGGCCCGGCGGCTCGTCTCCGCCAGCGTATCCATGAGGGGCTCGAGCGGGTGGGCCCGCCGCGCGCCATGCCGGGCCAGGAGCGCGGCCTCGGTCGCGCCCGCCAGGAGCAGCTCCAGGTTGTACACGGCGCTGATGAGGTTGGCGTACTTCTGGGAGATCGTCTCTCCCTGCTCGGTCATGCGCAGGTCGCCCTGGAACGAGGACGGCGGCAGCGCGCTGAGAAAGCGGTGGGTGGGACCGGCGCCACGGCTGATGGTGCCGCCGCGGCCATGGAAGAAGCGGAGGCGTACTCCGTTGCGCTGACCCACCGCGGCCAGCGCTTCCTGCGCGCGGTAGAGACCCCACTGGCTGGCCAGGATGCCTCCGTCCTTGTTGCTGTCGCTGTAGCCGATCATCACCTGCTGCACCGGCTGTCCCTCGCCCGAGGCCTTCTGTTGCCAGGCCAGGCTGCGCCTCGTCAGCGGGTGCTCCAGGTAGGCGGAGAGGATCTCCGGGCTGCGCTTCAGGTCGTCGATGGTCTCGAAGAGAGGCACCACCTGCAGGTGGCACACCAACCCCTCGGGCGTGTGGAAGACCAGCCCCGCCTCGCGCGCCAGCAGGTAGACGACGAGCAGGTCCGACAGGCTGCGCGTCATGCTGACGATCAACGAGCCCAGGCCGGCGGGGCCATAGGCCTTCAGGTGTCCGGCCAGGACGCGGTAGCACTCCAGCACCGCATCCGCATGCGGGCCGATGGGCGCTCCCGTCAGCGCGAAGGGGCGAGGCGAGGCCAGCTCCCGCTCGAGGAAGGCGAGACGCCGCGCCTCGTCCCAGTCGACGAAGTCCGTCTCCTCCTGGCCGGCCGCGGCGAGCAGCTCCCCCACGGCCAGGTCGTGGAAGTGGCTGTTCTGCCGGATGTCCAGGGCCGCCAGGTGGAAGCCGAAGGACTGCACCGTGCGGAGGAGGGGCTGCACCTCGCTCCCGGCGAGCCGGCCCGCGCCGATGGCCAGCAGCGACTCGCGCAGCAGGCCCAGGTCCGCGGCCAGCTCGGAGGCTTCGCGGTAGCGGCCCGGCTCGTCGTCGAGCCGAGCGGCCTCGGTGCGGCTCATGTCCAGCGGCAGCCGCGCCACCATGAGGTTGAGGAACTGCCGCCAGGGCTCGTCCGGGTTGCGCTGGATGGCCCGCTGGCCGCGCTCGCCCAGCGGCCCCGCCATCTCGGTGATACGGGCCGTGAGCGCGGGGGGCACGGGCTGTAGCCGGTTGGAGAGGCTCAGCCGGGCGCTCAACCCGGTCAGCCGCTGGTGCAGCAACGCGAGCGCGTTGAGCCGCAACTCACCGAGCGTGTGGTGGGTCACCTGCGCGGTGACGAACGGGTGCCCGTCCCGATCTCCGCCCACCCAATCACCAAAGGACAGGCGTGGCAGACTCGAAGGCTCCTTCAGCGGCTCGAAGCCCACCGCCTCCCAGGCCTGCTGCAGCCGCCGGTCCAGCATGGGCAGTGCCTCGGGGAAGACGTTGCGCAGGTAGTGGATGACATTGCGCAGCTCGGAGGGCACGTCTGGCTTCTCGAGGAAGATTTCCCCGGTACGCCACAGCAGCTCCAGCACCCGCTTGCAGTCCTGACGGATGGCCTGCTGCTCCAGCGGCGTCCACATCTGGTTCTCGCGCTTGACGAGCAGCAGGTAGAGGGC
This is a stretch of genomic DNA from Archangium violaceum. It encodes these proteins:
- a CDS encoding protein kinase domain-containing protein translates to MAEVYLGRRIEEDGSRGPAVAVKRLLPHMLTDRRVVQMFLNEARITAQIQHPNVVSILELGVEGNEPFIAMELLEGRSFAEVRQAAAERGQHVPLGITLRILVDACRGLDAAHRAVDEEGRPLRIVHRDFTPDNIHVGVSGTVKVIDFGIARAESIGSGTEPGTLKGKFFYMSPEMIIGNAVDHRADIFAAGVMLYEQLCGRRPFSGPSTEVVLHRIATERPRPPTELDPSVPPALEHICLTALARDPQERFESLQLFTEAIARVGGSAEVASPEQVADYVESLFPLDSDPKRQALRSARLADPSQPSATNAPARQPVNTPALAPPQEAPAVQAAPPPPPARKRKLVLVVAMLGGLLALGGGATLVLRQAPPPAQRLATAEATTAPKARVSALEGLGQDERATAAQLARAGALLLAAGAPAEALDVAEAFVARFPQDVEAHLLAARASTELRMGRRAERAIEQATALASPKDVRPSLALAELRERQGDVSGAVSALAQAYEKHPRDARVAPRYGLLLSSTGQLDQAAEVLGAWTRRAEDARALAELGFVRYRQDKLDEAASLLRRALRKEPELALAHSYLGAVLFRQDNISGAERAYREADRLAPKDPRALVSLCQVLAHAGRVDDVEVVKRSLEARFPEQARALATGCAPAR
- a CDS encoding SMI1/KNR4 family protein, which codes for MTQDIRWKPYVWDAPRPTTPREIALLEQEWSAELPAEYKKLVSTNQGMTPTPCVFSAGKVRDVMSVLLTITSDPDKRAYAVRDSYGILQPHIPSRIYPFAMTPGSEHLCFDYRDSPDEPSIVLVTVEMDIYPVADNFNDFLAGLHDA
- the sitA5 gene encoding SitA5 family polymorphic toxin, encoding MRLLLVMAGLLLAACATGGGRAAAVPTSARDPLSRIQLHLETEEGPSRTFIPARRAPVELTQAQFDATMARLVVRLDLPSPPPQRLALLSWGPAGQEDARAALTHGYYRWCERRSTPGDCLSLLGKGLYLGPEARRTLALTLSLGSVWEGAVGVWMDMVDPVALQSLVTSAMAGYLAMLVFPNPVTQAAALSFTCLMVAYLGLDTVWGLLEGWARLERETEQARTFTEVREAGERFGRVMGAQAGRLLVMLATLALGSTANQMMGPPGLPGAAQAGVTAELQLGVRLAAVGQVRQVAVGQASLTLTLAPGALAMASQGTNGGGNKAAPGQAAQASAPGRYRLKFIESWRKPTLTEDGKILPYKGTRSPPKPIQNLGRNRAGQTVTNGENTIHFDKDGFPRFETKFETILDDSHIGSGNRFAHYRAANQKLFQTIEQEPALARELGLTREMIAELPTSMVPPRGYSWHHHQDVGRMQLILLGEHKLAAPHTGGMAIWGGGQ
- a CDS encoding amidohydrolase family protein, which encodes MGTLLKGGIVVELEPACVERVDLRIEGERIVARGPDLPAAPDDEVIALSGKLVFPGLVSAHQRLHASLGRGMPRPKLDGYQDLLEQVRWRYEDALDLDAVQVAATAGGLEALQCGTTTLFDLHSSPQAIQGSLLRLGRGLHEVGVRGVLSYAVTDRRGAVGREEGLEETVSFTRKARGRLRGQVGAAPLFTVSNEALEGLGEAVRSTNTGLHVPLAEDPLDEKLSVERYGSSPVTRLVEGGMLSPQALLAYVGHLSWPELAQLLPSGAWLAHTPRSNMESEVGYAPALKFGHRATLGADGVSADMFAEAQAAWLRSRDAGQPIDVLRYLANGQRLASQVFGSQMGLMREGSVADLLLMDYQPATPLTAENLAWHVVFGLGSRHVESVMVDGVWRVWARRPLSVNPSVVAEQAREAAAAVWARMGQK
- a CDS encoding peroxiredoxin, yielding MLIPMLVAGLLVGATPQVGEVAPEFTVEDTTGKTYTLSQMVKNGPVILAFFPKAFTSGCTRELTAYRERYADIEKLSGQVLAVSMDDKETLTKFKESLKAPFAFIPDPEGKLASLYDVKTSDEARMPGMKFANRFTFVIGEDGKVLKVESGKDAIDPTEAIASCPLRKKADTAKGSDAKQAQPQKK
- a CDS encoding phosphoenolpyruvate carboxylase, which produces MKTPDPSTAHLPKVERDLDFLLDCFREVLEELGEQEVARSLPGRGETRATPARLPAHMVQAYSMAFHLLNMAEENTAAQQRRARESTEGVTAEPGLWGHVLHHLKELGLEARQLAEVLPQVRVEPVLTAHPTEARRASVLEHHRALYLLLVKRENQMWTPLEQQAIRQDCKRVLELLWRTGEIFLEKPDVPSELRNVIHYLRNVFPEALPMLDRRLQQAWEAVGFEPLKEPSSLPRLSFGDWVGGDRDGHPFVTAQVTHHTLGELRLNALALLHQRLTGLSARLSLSNRLQPVPPALTARITEMAGPLGERGQRAIQRNPDEPWRQFLNLMVARLPLDMSRTEAARLDDEPGRYREASELAADLGLLRESLLAIGAGRLAGSEVQPLLRTVQSFGFHLAALDIRQNSHFHDLAVGELLAAAGQEETDFVDWDEARRLAFLERELASPRPFALTGAPIGPHADAVLECYRVLAGHLKAYGPAGLGSLIVSMTRSLSDLLVVYLLAREAGLVFHTPEGLVCHLQVVPLFETIDDLKRSPEILSAYLEHPLTRRSLAWQQKASGEGQPVQQVMIGYSDSNKDGGILASQWGLYRAQEALAAVGQRNGVRLRFFHGRGGTISRGAGPTHRFLSALPPSSFQGDLRMTEQGETISQKYANLISAVYNLELLLAGATEAALLARHGARRAHPLEPLMDTLAETSRRAYEALVQGEGFIGFFAQATPIDVIESSKIGSRPARRTGKRTLADLRAIPWVFSWSQARFFLSGWYGVGSALEALRRDQPEAFATLKQQALDWYPSKYVLTNVSTTILSADVEEMREYSALVEDGAVRERVMGMIQDEYARTRRMLEAIWGGPLEESRPHIHRTLSMRQPWLGVLHHQQRELLRTWRALRKSERQAEAEQLLPQLLLTVNAIAGGLRTTG